A DNA window from Castanea sativa cultivar Marrone di Chiusa Pesio chromosome 7, ASM4071231v1 contains the following coding sequences:
- the LOC142643447 gene encoding uncharacterized protein LOC142643447, whose amino-acid sequence MGLTIAQGLMLVFLIASTMAVSTANKGWQFGNWPYRGPYHPNNTQTSNRIIVGDSYHWNYGFNYTEWAIKHGPFYLNDTLVFKYDPPTPKTFPHSVYLLPNLRSFIKCDLKNAKKVGNTTQGAGEGFKFVLKRPWQPHYFACGERNGLHCMNGTMKFFVMPIFRWYR is encoded by the exons ATGGGTCTCACAATTGCACAAGGACTCATGTTGGTGTTCCTAATTGCTTCCACAATGGCAGTTAGCACAGCCAACAAGGGTTGGCAATTTGGGAATTGGCCTTACCGTGGCCCTTATCACCCCAATAATACACAAACTTCCAACAGGATCATCGTGGGTGACTCCTACCACTGGAACTATGGCTTTAACTACACCGAATGGGCAATCAAACATGGCCCTTTCTATCTAAATGACACTCTAG TTTTCAAATATGATCCCCCAACTCCAAAAACATTTCCTCACAGTGTTTACTTGCTACCAAACCTCCGGAGCTTCATTAAATGTGACTTGAAAAATGCCAAGAAGGTGGGAAATACAACACAAGGAGCTGGGGAGGGCTTCAAGTTTGTGCTGAAAAGGCCATGGCAACCTCATTACTTTGCTTGTGGTGAGCGCAATGGCCTCCATTGCATGAATGGAACCATGAAGTTCTTTGTGATGCCAATATTCCGCTGGTATAGATAA
- the LOC142643552 gene encoding uncharacterized protein LOC142643552, whose amino-acid sequence MGFTIAQGLMLVLLIASTMALSTANKGWQFGNWPSRGPYHPNNTQTSNRIIVGDSYHWNYGFNYTEWAIKHGPFYLNDTLVFKYDPPTPNTYPHSVYLLPNLQSFIKCDLRNAQKLGNATQGAGEGFEFVLKRPWQPHYFACGEHNGIHCKNGTMKFFVMPIYRWYK is encoded by the exons ATGGGTTTCACAATTGCACAAGGACTCATGCTAGTGCTGCTAATTGCCTCCACAATGGCACTTAGCACAGCCAACAAGGGTTGGCAATTTGGGAATTGGCCTTCCCGTGGCCCTTATCATCCCAATAATACACAAACTTCCAATAGGATCATTGTGGGTGACTCTTACCACTGGAATTATGGATTTAACTACACCGAATGGGCAATCAAACATGGCCCTTTCTATCTAAATGATACTCTAG TTTTCAAATATGATCCACCAACTCCAAATACATATCCTCACAGTGTTTACTTGCTACCAAACCTCCAGAGCTTCATTAAATGTGACTTGAGAAATGCCCAGAAGCTGGGAAATGCGACACAAGGAGCTGGGGAGGGCTTCGAGTTTGTGCTGAAAAGGCCATGGCAGCCTCATTACTTTGCTTGCGGTGAGCACAATGGCATTCATTGCAAGAATGGAACCATGAAGTTCTTTGTGATGCCAATATACCGCTGGTATAAATAA
- the LOC142642676 gene encoding uncharacterized protein LOC142642676 → MSVFGGDSWGREAQHRKRRLDDLLLEELVDGSSYKKLSNGKYACLVCSHSPILDSPLMLSMHTKGSRHRAAESKLKETELMRQDVINKRVALSDSSTGTTNCNTYHQKFRSVGKPLIEQTRNVALETLNNITPQQNSSNANHNLQLVLDRLTDGNSNLNQNSPCPIEVTDKVVVQPHLDFREHQERELKFTAAGWKRDCQGKWFRDEHVEFDSDEDDPNVCLG, encoded by the exons atgagtgtGTTTGGAGGAGATAGCTGGGGTAGAGAGGCACAACACAGGAAGAGAAGATTGGATGATCTGTTGTTGGAAGAATTGGTTGATGGGTCTTCTTATAAGAAGCTCTCCAATGGCAAATACGCCTGCCTTGTTTGCTCCCACTCTCCCATCCTCGATTCTCCTCTCATGCTCTCT ATGCATACCAAGGGATCACGCCATCGAGCTGCAGAGTCCAAGCTAAAGGAAACAGAGTTGATGAGACAAGACGTGATAAACAAGCGAGTAGCATTGTCAGACTCTTCTACTGGCACCACAAACTGTAATACCTACCATCAAAAATTTAGGTCAGTTGGGAAACCATTGATTGAACAGACAAGAAATGTGGCTTTGGAGACACTTAACAACATAACTCCTCAGCAGAATTCCAGCAATGCCAACCATAATTTACAGTTAGTTTTGGATCGCCTTACTGATGGGAATTCTAATCTGAATCAAAATAGTCCTTGTCCTATTGAAGTCACTGACAAGGTGGTTGTGCAGCCACATTTGGATTTCCGAGAGCATCAAGAGAGGGAACTAAAGTTTACAGCTGCAGGTTGGAAGCGTGATTGTCAGGGGAAGTGGTTCAGAGATGAACAT GTTGAGTTCGACTCTGATGAAGATGACCCAAATGTATGCCTTGGATGA